Proteins encoded in a region of the Flavobacterium sp. MDT1-60 genome:
- a CDS encoding TetR/AcrR family transcriptional regulator, with protein sequence MRGRPTIYEDANIVKKAQEIFWQKGYSATSLSDLQKATGAGAGSFYNIFKGGKKEVFQKAIAERRLSFEAFKSELSKSTSPLELIKDFFKSIASAEKNEHLKGCIIANTVVEMTFIDENMEANAVQILKEVEQMFTQTIKEEQSKGNLKNKTDPEILGRYLITFWCGLNTLRRMYPDKIALKNQIEMQLAVIS encoded by the coding sequence ATGAGAGGAAGACCCACCATTTACGAAGACGCTAATATTGTAAAAAAAGCACAAGAAATTTTTTGGCAGAAAGGATACAGTGCAACCTCATTGAGCGATTTACAAAAAGCAACAGGAGCCGGAGCAGGAAGTTTTTACAATATCTTTAAAGGAGGTAAAAAAGAGGTTTTTCAAAAAGCTATTGCAGAACGACGATTATCTTTTGAGGCTTTTAAAAGCGAATTAAGCAAAAGCACATCCCCGTTAGAATTAATTAAAGACTTTTTTAAAAGTATTGCTTCCGCGGAAAAAAATGAGCATCTTAAAGGCTGTATTATTGCCAATACAGTTGTAGAAATGACTTTTATTGATGAAAATATGGAAGCAAATGCGGTTCAGATTTTAAAAGAAGTAGAACAAATGTTTACTCAAACCATTAAAGAAGAACAATCAAAAGGAAACTTAAAAAACAAGACAGACCCCGAAATACTAGGCAGATATTTAATAACATTTTGGTGTGGACTCAATACACTCAGGAGGATGTATCCAGACAAAATTGCCTTAAAAAATCAAATAGAAATGCAATTAGCTGTTATCAGCTAA
- a CDS encoding response regulator: MNKKGPIIIIEDDLDDQQFLADVFEQLQYPNEIIFFGDGEEALDYLTETTIEPFIIFSDINMPKLNGIELRAKVHENEDLRMKSIPYLFFSTVAQQKHVIEAYSKSVQGFFVKPSDFIKMKAMIKNIVEYWQDCVSPNYVK, translated from the coding sequence ATGAATAAAAAGGGACCAATTATAATTATAGAAGATGATCTGGATGATCAACAATTTTTGGCAGATGTCTTTGAACAACTGCAATACCCAAATGAAATTATATTTTTTGGTGATGGAGAGGAAGCACTAGATTATCTTACTGAGACGACCATTGAGCCTTTCATTATATTCTCTGACATAAATATGCCAAAATTAAATGGAATTGAACTTAGGGCAAAAGTGCATGAGAATGAAGATTTAAGAATGAAATCTATTCCTTATCTATTTTTCTCAACAGTTGCCCAGCAGAAGCATGTTATTGAGGCCTATTCAAAATCGGTGCAGGGTTTTTTTGTTAAACCGTCGGATTTTATTAAAATGAAAGCAATGATAAAAAATATAGTTGAATACTGGCAAGATTGTGTTTCTCCTAATTATGTAAAATAA
- a CDS encoding OmpA family protein: MKTNISFKTKLYTTKTSDKTLLNRFLLLILLCLSAQTTLQAQEVFYTKPSWFFGVAGATNYSFYRGSTHQLNSNLTPPVTFHNGEGAGLYLAPLVEFHKPDTRLGFMFQAGYDSRKGSFDQKMTSCNCPADLSTDLSYITIEPSIRFAPFKSNFYLYGGPRLAFNLDKAFKYSLGTNPAYPNQEETADVRGDFDAINKTIISMQIGAGFDIPLSSQYHKTQFVLSPFINFQPYFGQHPRSTETWSVTALRVGMALKFGQGSAIETPVAAVTASKVQFSVNAPKNIPGERSVREVFPLRNYVFFDLNSNKIPSRYKLLKKEDVKDFNEDQIGVTASVNPSGRSARQMTVYYNVINILGYRMVKNPGANVTLVGSSETGTEDGTAMAESVKTYLVSVFEINASRIATRGQLKPSIPSEQPGATKELVLLREGDRRVSIESNSPDLLMEFQVGPDAPLKPLELVTVQEAPIDSYVTIDAAGAGQAYSSWSLETTDPDGKVKAFGPYTQEKVSIPGKSIMGTRSEGDYKVKMIGKTKSGSIEEKVTTTHMVLWTPAKTDEGLRYSIIFEFNKSKAIAMYEKYLTEVVTPKIPKNAAVIIHGHTDIIGEESYNLNLSLDRANEVKSIIEKALSNSGRKDVKFEVHGFGEDESMSAFENKLPEERFYNRTVIIDIIPAK, translated from the coding sequence ATGAAAACTAACATTAGTTTTAAAACAAAATTATATACCACCAAGACTTCAGATAAAACTCTGTTAAACAGATTTTTACTTTTGATTCTATTATGTCTAAGTGCTCAAACAACGCTTCAGGCGCAAGAAGTCTTTTACACAAAGCCTTCGTGGTTCTTTGGTGTAGCAGGTGCCACGAACTATAGTTTTTACCGCGGTTCGACCCATCAGCTTAATTCGAATTTGACTCCTCCGGTTACTTTTCATAATGGTGAAGGTGCAGGCCTTTATTTGGCACCACTTGTAGAATTTCACAAACCCGATACGAGGTTGGGATTTATGTTTCAGGCTGGTTATGATAGTAGAAAAGGTTCTTTTGATCAAAAAATGACTTCATGTAACTGCCCTGCAGACTTATCTACAGATTTAAGTTATATTACTATAGAACCAAGCATTCGTTTTGCGCCTTTTAAATCAAATTTTTATTTGTATGGAGGGCCACGTCTGGCATTTAATTTAGATAAAGCATTTAAATATTCATTAGGAACTAATCCGGCTTATCCTAATCAGGAAGAAACGGCTGATGTAAGAGGTGATTTTGATGCGATAAACAAAACGATTATTTCAATGCAGATTGGAGCTGGTTTTGATATTCCGTTATCTTCACAATATCATAAAACACAATTTGTTTTATCTCCTTTTATAAATTTTCAGCCTTATTTTGGACAACATCCACGCTCAACCGAGACTTGGAGTGTAACTGCTCTTAGAGTTGGTATGGCACTTAAATTTGGACAAGGAAGTGCAATTGAAACTCCTGTTGCAGCAGTTACAGCATCTAAAGTGCAGTTTTCTGTAAATGCACCTAAAAATATTCCCGGAGAACGTAGCGTCCGTGAGGTATTTCCTTTAAGAAATTATGTTTTTTTCGATCTTAATTCCAATAAAATACCAAGTCGTTACAAATTATTGAAAAAAGAAGACGTAAAAGATTTTAATGAAGATCAGATTGGAGTTACAGCCAGTGTAAATCCTTCAGGACGTTCTGCACGACAAATGACAGTTTATTATAACGTCATTAATATTCTTGGATATCGAATGGTTAAAAATCCCGGAGCAAATGTTACGCTTGTTGGTTCTTCAGAAACAGGAACCGAAGATGGTACTGCAATGGCCGAATCTGTAAAGACTTATTTAGTTTCTGTATTTGAAATAAATGCATCAAGAATAGCGACCAGAGGACAGTTAAAACCTTCTATTCCATCTGAACAGCCCGGAGCAACAAAAGAATTGGTGCTGCTTCGCGAAGGAGACCGCAGGGTTTCTATCGAAAGTAATTCTCCTGATTTATTGATGGAATTTCAAGTGGGCCCGGATGCTCCGTTAAAACCATTAGAACTTGTTACAGTTCAGGAAGCACCTATTGACAGTTATGTTACTATCGATGCTGCTGGTGCTGGACAGGCATACTCATCATGGTCTTTAGAAACTACAGATCCAGATGGGAAAGTAAAAGCTTTTGGTCCTTATACTCAGGAAAAAGTAAGTATTCCTGGTAAAAGCATTATGGGAACTCGTTCTGAGGGTGACTATAAAGTAAAAATGATTGGAAAAACCAAAAGTGGAAGTATTGAAGAAAAAGTTACCACTACTCACATGGTGTTGTGGACACCAGCTAAAACAGACGAAGGTCTTAGATACAGCATTATTTTTGAATTTAATAAATCAAAAGCAATTGCGATGTATGAGAAATATTTGACAGAAGTTGTTACACCTAAAATACCTAAAAACGCTGCTGTTATCATTCATGGACATACTGATATTATTGGTGAAGAGTCTTATAATTTGAATTTATCCTTAGACAGAGCCAATGAAGTGAAAAGCATTATAGAGAAGGCATTGTCAAATTCTGGCAGAAAAGATGTAAAATTCGAAGTACATGGTTTTGGCGAAGACGAAAGTATGTCTGCATTTGAAAATAAACTTCCTGAAGAACGTTTTTACAACCGTACTGTGATAATTGACATTATTCCAGCCAAATAA
- a CDS encoding ATP-binding protein, whose translation MQNNLIFLQDILQNTPIPTAVYCTDDLVISFANTAMRNLWNKGEQVIGKKFAEMIPEFQKDSIIEQVLKVMKTGIPFQVNDRKLDILIRGVWTPLFFNHSFTPLHNEKGVIYGVVNTCTEVTKLHVAKNQIVNSDEMLTMAIEAYGMGTYEIDIKTNRIKTSDNFKKLWSIDSEMTIEVLVAKLHPDDRYLQEKAHKEALLNGVVCYEARIIQENKSEKWIKVFGKIIKDEKGDPSTILGVVQDIHDQKEFEVELKKKIEESTMELRRSNDDLLHFANVVSHDLQEPVRKIKIFNTFLKNEIGNQLPDRSVMHLNKIEHSANRMQCIIEGLLAYSTVDKSTQPVEKIFLNELLENIKTDLELIIKEKGAILVTSDLPEIEGAAILIQQLFYNLIQNALKFTKANQPPRVIITSVIKVVDSVESIEISFKDNGIGLDPMFAEKIFTAFERLHSKNEYEGNGIGLALCRKIINRHNGTIIAKGEKGNGAEFIVTLPLKQATENI comes from the coding sequence GTGCAGAATAATTTAATTTTTCTACAAGATATATTACAAAATACTCCAATACCTACTGCAGTTTATTGTACTGATGATTTAGTAATTTCCTTTGCTAATACAGCCATGCGCAATTTATGGAATAAAGGTGAGCAGGTTATCGGCAAAAAGTTCGCTGAGATGATTCCCGAATTTCAGAAAGATTCGATTATCGAACAAGTTCTAAAGGTTATGAAAACCGGAATACCTTTTCAAGTCAACGACAGAAAACTTGATATCCTGATAAGAGGAGTATGGACACCACTCTTTTTTAATCATAGTTTTACTCCCCTTCACAATGAAAAAGGAGTTATTTATGGCGTTGTAAACACCTGTACAGAAGTAACTAAATTACATGTAGCTAAAAATCAAATAGTGAATTCTGATGAAATGCTGACCATGGCAATCGAAGCCTATGGCATGGGAACATACGAAATCGACATTAAAACAAACAGGATCAAAACCTCTGATAATTTCAAAAAACTCTGGTCCATTGATTCTGAAATGACTATAGAGGTACTGGTAGCAAAACTGCATCCGGATGATCGCTATCTTCAGGAAAAAGCCCATAAAGAGGCGCTGTTGAACGGAGTGGTCTGCTACGAAGCCAGAATTATACAAGAAAACAAGTCGGAGAAGTGGATTAAGGTTTTTGGAAAAATCATAAAAGATGAAAAGGGAGATCCATCAACAATCTTAGGAGTTGTACAGGATATACACGATCAAAAAGAATTTGAAGTAGAACTGAAAAAAAAGATCGAAGAGAGTACCATGGAACTCCGACGATCTAATGATGATCTGCTGCATTTTGCTAATGTGGTGAGCCATGATCTTCAGGAACCGGTAAGAAAAATTAAAATCTTCAATACCTTCTTAAAAAATGAAATTGGAAACCAGTTGCCGGATCGTTCTGTTATGCACTTAAACAAAATAGAGCATTCTGCAAATCGTATGCAATGCATTATTGAAGGACTGCTTGCCTATTCTACTGTTGACAAAAGTACGCAGCCTGTTGAAAAGATTTTCCTAAATGAGTTATTAGAGAACATTAAAACAGATCTGGAGCTTATAATAAAAGAAAAAGGTGCCATTCTGGTCACAAGTGATCTTCCTGAAATCGAGGGAGCAGCAATTCTTATTCAGCAGCTTTTCTATAATCTTATCCAAAATGCATTAAAATTCACAAAAGCCAACCAGCCTCCGAGAGTTATTATAACCTCTGTTATAAAGGTTGTCGATTCTGTTGAATCTATTGAGATTTCTTTCAAAGATAATGGTATCGGACTGGATCCTATGTTTGCAGAAAAAATATTTACCGCTTTTGAAAGACTTCATTCAAAAAATGAATACGAAGGAAACGGGATTGGTCTGGCACTTTGCCGAAAGATAATTAACAGACACAATGGAACTATAATAGCTAAAGGAGAAAAAGGAAATGGAGCCGAATTTATAGTTACACTTCCTCTTAAACAAGCTACTGAAAATATCTAA
- a CDS encoding thioesterase family protein: MEYSKNYTVADAHIDVQGIMDGLYYPFYMEECRHDYIREILGFDFVQQAENGVFMVLSEYKIKFIRSLKKDDNFDVTCAVYTDAKGLPRLHFKQSIIKNGKIMVSAVFTGTCIPATGGRPYLPEELKANFADASSLEV, translated from the coding sequence ATGGAATATTCAAAAAATTACACTGTTGCAGACGCGCATATAGATGTACAAGGCATTATGGATGGCTTATATTACCCTTTTTATATGGAGGAATGCCGCCATGATTATATTCGGGAGATTCTAGGTTTTGATTTCGTTCAACAGGCAGAAAATGGTGTATTTATGGTTTTATCAGAATATAAGATCAAATTTATACGCTCCCTCAAAAAAGATGATAATTTTGATGTGACCTGTGCTGTATATACAGATGCTAAAGGATTACCAAGACTGCATTTTAAACAATCAATAATAAAAAATGGAAAAATAATGGTTTCAGCAGTATTTACAGGAACTTGTATTCCTGCAACTGGAGGAAGACCTTATTTACCAGAAGAGTTGAAAGCGAATTTTGCTGATGCCTCTTCATTGGAAGTTTAA
- a CDS encoding response regulator — MISSENSAATTKDLKEKEPVKIILAEDDKDDQELFKEALNATKVPSDVITVENGEELVNTLKDESEPKPDIIFIDINMPIKGGKEALAEIKSDQELKEIPAVMLSTSNHPNDIEDTFNKGANLYVQKPNSFTGFILILKKVFFLHWTKALMNPVKNIFFVSEKNISQED, encoded by the coding sequence ATGATAAGCTCTGAAAATTCCGCCGCAACTACTAAAGACTTAAAAGAAAAAGAGCCGGTAAAAATTATATTGGCTGAGGATGATAAAGATGATCAGGAATTGTTTAAGGAAGCTCTTAATGCAACAAAAGTTCCATCTGACGTTATTACAGTAGAAAACGGGGAGGAATTGGTTAACACCCTGAAAGATGAGTCCGAACCAAAACCTGATATTATTTTTATAGATATAAACATGCCGATTAAAGGAGGCAAGGAGGCACTAGCAGAAATAAAGAGCGATCAGGAACTTAAGGAAATCCCTGCAGTTATGCTCTCCACGTCTAATCATCCTAACGATATTGAAGATACTTTTAATAAGGGAGCAAATCTCTATGTACAAAAACCAAATTCTTTTACAGGCTTTATTCTCATTCTGAAAAAAGTATTCTTTCTCCACTGGACAAAAGCTTTAATGAATCCGGTTAAAAATATATTTTTTGTTTCTGAAAAGAATATATCTCAGGAGGATTAA
- a CDS encoding AraC family transcriptional regulator: MSDLLRSITGLNAQQYIQNHSIEKSKQLLAASNLNANEIACSLGFEYPHSFSKLFKKENQLNSPSIQKVF; encoded by the coding sequence TTGAGTGATTTATTGCGAAGTATTACAGGTTTAAACGCTCAGCAATACATTCAAAATCATAGTATTGAAAAATCAAAACAGTTACTTGCTGCATCAAATTTAAACGCAAACGAAATTGCCTGTTCATTAGGTTTCGAATATCCGCACTCCTTTAGCAAACTCTTCAAAAAAGAAAATCAGCTTAACTCCCCTTCAATTCAGAAAGTCTTTTAA
- a CDS encoding arylsulfatase has protein sequence MVISDDTGWGDLGIYGGGVGRGMPTPNLDKMAKEGMQFWSFYGQPSCTPGRAAMLTGRIPNRSGMTTVAFQGQGGGLPKEEWTLASVLKKANYKTYFSGKWHLGEADYSMPIAHGFDKMQNVVLYHLNAYTYAFESWNPEMSPEMLALFKKITIGVLEGEAGGKAREISKVTEENIAELDMMMVENNLKQLDDYAKSKDPFFMCINFAKNHQPNLPSKQFVGKSPGKSKYSDAVVEMDYNVGRIIDKIRSLGIAENTIVIYTVDNGAWQDVHPDSGYTPFRGTKGTDREAGSRVPAIAWWPGQIEAGSESHDIVGGLDLMATFASLAGVDLPKQDRAGVEMVFDSYDMSNVLFKKGKPMRDRWFYFTEAELSPGAVRIGKFKAVFNTRGDNGAIAGSDMPGQQLGWRGDETYVATVPAIYNLWQDPQERYDLFMNSWTEKTWTAIIFNQSIAELMKTYAKIPPRAPQSETFTGEMQIERFRTIEQVKKMMNEKKTTLPPLSVDSK, from the coding sequence ATGGTTATCTCAGATGACACCGGCTGGGGTGATTTGGGAATATACGGCGGAGGAGTGGGACGCGGTATGCCAACGCCAAACCTTGATAAAATGGCTAAAGAAGGTATGCAGTTCTGGTCATTTTATGGACAGCCCAGCTGTACTCCTGGGAGAGCCGCAATGTTAACGGGACGAATCCCGAATAGAAGCGGCATGACTACTGTTGCTTTTCAAGGACAGGGAGGAGGACTGCCAAAAGAGGAATGGACACTTGCATCAGTACTTAAAAAAGCCAATTATAAAACTTATTTTTCAGGAAAATGGCACTTGGGAGAAGCCGACTACTCCATGCCCATTGCACATGGTTTTGATAAAATGCAGAACGTAGTACTGTATCATCTGAATGCTTATACATATGCTTTCGAGTCGTGGAACCCAGAAATGTCACCTGAAATGCTGGCTCTTTTTAAAAAAATTACGATAGGTGTACTTGAAGGAGAGGCAGGAGGAAAAGCGCGCGAGATAAGTAAAGTTACAGAAGAAAATATTGCGGAATTGGATATGATGATGGTAGAAAATAATTTAAAGCAGCTTGACGATTACGCAAAAAGTAAAGATCCATTTTTTATGTGTATTAACTTTGCAAAAAATCATCAGCCCAATCTACCCTCTAAACAATTTGTAGGTAAATCTCCAGGAAAAAGCAAATACTCTGATGCTGTGGTTGAGATGGACTATAACGTGGGCCGTATAATCGATAAAATTCGTTCTCTTGGTATTGCCGAGAACACTATAGTTATCTATACTGTTGATAATGGTGCCTGGCAGGATGTTCATCCCGATTCTGGCTATACGCCATTTAGAGGTACAAAAGGAACTGACAGAGAAGCAGGCAGCCGGGTACCGGCAATTGCATGGTGGCCTGGACAGATTGAAGCAGGAAGCGAAAGCCATGATATCGTTGGCGGACTTGACCTGATGGCGACATTTGCCAGCCTTGCAGGTGTAGACCTTCCTAAACAAGACCGGGCAGGTGTCGAAATGGTATTTGACAGTTATGATATGTCAAATGTTTTATTTAAAAAAGGAAAACCTATGCGTGACAGATGGTTCTATTTTACAGAAGCAGAATTATCACCGGGTGCAGTGCGAATAGGAAAATTTAAAGCGGTATTTAACACCCGCGGAGATAACGGTGCTATTGCCGGCAGTGATATGCCGGGACAACAGCTTGGATGGAGAGGCGATGAGACCTACGTTGCTACAGTGCCTGCTATTTATAATCTTTGGCAGGATCCGCAGGAACGATATGATTTGTTCATGAACAGCTGGACTGAAAAAACATGGACCGCAATAATTTTTAATCAGTCTATAGCGGAATTGATGAAGACTTATGCTAAAATACCTCCAAGGGCACCTCAGAGTGAAACTTTTACTGGTGAAATGCAAATAGAGCGATTTAGGACTATTGAACAAGTGAAAAAAATGATGAATGAAAAAAAGACAACACTCCCTCCATTAAGTGTAGATTCTAAATAG
- a CDS encoding Ig-like domain-containing protein encodes MKIKTLLLTFAIICITLITGCENDDFEEVIGVCPIVESTTPLSNALNVPLGQVITATFNEEMDPGSITSTSFTVAGTTPITGTVTYSGRTASFTPAVLLAENTTYTAKITTKAKDVMGNFLQLEYVWVFSTGTLLRPVVITADPINNAVSVPLNKTISATFNMAMNPATLNSTTFKVNQGTNAVAGSISYTGSTTVSFIPASPLLPNKIYTVTITTGAKNAQGTAMTADFIWNFTTDMIPAVTATDPMNNAVNVALNQTVTADFSTIMDVASINAATFTLKQGATTIPGTVSYSGTTASFKPTNSLVLGKIYTATITNGAKSAAGTPLASDYVWNFTTLLLPPAPIIIDLGTAAMFGAFGGNAGITNQGLNTVINNGSLGTTAASTLITGFHDGAVIYTETPLNVGNVTGDIFTAPPVPGTATSLAVAQKGLLDANIAYLSISPAAKPGGSDPNAGELGGLTLAPGIYKSASGTFKISNGNLTLDAQGDPNATWIFQTASGLTVGIAGPTGAKSVIMINGGLPKNVFWYVGSAATINSAGGGTMVGTIIANSGVTFSTAGNANQTVLNGRAISLVASVTMVNTTINVP; translated from the coding sequence ATGAAAATCAAAACTTTACTATTAACATTTGCTATAATATGCATTACACTTATTACAGGATGCGAAAATGATGATTTCGAAGAAGTTATAGGAGTATGTCCTATAGTCGAGTCAACCACTCCTTTGAGTAATGCTTTAAATGTTCCATTGGGACAGGTTATTACTGCAACATTTAACGAAGAAATGGATCCAGGTTCTATTACTTCGACTTCGTTTACTGTGGCAGGAACGACTCCTATTACAGGAACGGTAACATATTCCGGAAGAACAGCATCATTCACACCAGCAGTTTTACTTGCAGAGAATACCACTTACACGGCCAAAATTACTACAAAAGCCAAAGACGTAATGGGTAATTTTTTACAGCTTGAATATGTATGGGTATTTTCGACGGGAACACTTTTAAGACCTGTAGTTATTACTGCAGATCCTATTAATAATGCCGTTTCAGTTCCTTTGAATAAAACAATTTCGGCAACATTCAATATGGCTATGAATCCAGCCACATTAAACAGTACCACTTTTAAAGTAAATCAGGGAACTAATGCTGTAGCGGGATCAATTTCGTATACAGGATCAACAACGGTATCTTTTATACCTGCAAGTCCTTTATTACCTAATAAAATTTACACTGTTACTATAACTACAGGTGCAAAAAACGCACAGGGTACTGCAATGACAGCAGATTTTATTTGGAATTTTACGACAGATATGATACCTGCAGTAACTGCAACAGATCCTATGAATAATGCTGTTAATGTTGCCTTAAATCAAACTGTAACTGCTGATTTTAGTACTATTATGGATGTTGCGTCAATCAATGCTGCCACATTTACTCTTAAACAGGGTGCCACAACAATTCCGGGTACTGTTTCTTATTCCGGAACTACAGCTTCGTTTAAACCGACAAATTCACTTGTATTAGGAAAAATTTACACAGCCACAATTACGAATGGGGCAAAAAGTGCAGCCGGAACTCCATTGGCTAGCGACTATGTTTGGAACTTTACAACTTTGCTGTTGCCTCCTGCACCTATAATCATAGATCTTGGTACTGCTGCTATGTTTGGAGCTTTTGGTGGTAACGCCGGAATTACAAATCAAGGATTAAATACAGTAATTAATAATGGAAGTTTAGGTACTACCGCTGCTTCTACTCTTATTACAGGATTTCATGATGGTGCTGTTATCTATACCGAAACTCCTCTAAATGTTGGAAATGTTACTGGTGATATATTTACTGCACCCCCGGTTCCGGGAACAGCGACATCATTGGCAGTTGCACAAAAAGGGTTACTGGATGCGAATATAGCGTACTTAAGTATTTCACCTGCGGCAAAACCAGGTGGTTCAGATCCTAATGCCGGAGAATTAGGCGGATTGACGTTAGCTCCAGGTATTTATAAGTCAGCGAGTGGTACTTTCAAAATCAGCAATGGCAACCTGACACTTGATGCACAGGGTGACCCAAATGCTACCTGGATTTTTCAAACTGCTTCAGGACTTACGGTTGGAATTGCAGGACCTACAGGTGCCAAAAGTGTAATAATGATAAATGGCGGATTGCCTAAAAACGTTTTTTGGTATGTTGGTAGTGCTGCTACTATCAACAGTGCCGGCGGTGGAACGATGGTAGGAACTATTATTGCAAATTCCGGAGTTACTTTTTCTACTGCAGGAAATGCAAATCAAACAGTGCTTAATGGAAGAGCTATTTCTTTAGTAGCATCTGTCACCATGGTAAACACAACTATTAATGTACCATAA
- a CDS encoding pseudouridine synthase yields MLEILYQDEYIIAINKPSGLLVHKSFYARDAKVYAIQELRNQIGQHVYPIHRLDRKTSGVLLFALDTAVLKIMNDRFATREVEKKYLAILRGWSPEELTIDYDLTNDDDITQNAITYFHRLQNAEVELEFNNKPTSRYCLVEAIPETGRMHQLRKHFKHIFHPILGSRPHGCNKQNKLWLENFDLKGMMLHAHQLIFNHPINNEQLILNAKVNEEFSRVGTILNLDLSKYL; encoded by the coding sequence ATGTTAGAAATTCTTTACCAGGACGAATATATTATTGCCATTAATAAACCAAGTGGGTTGTTGGTTCACAAATCATTTTATGCCCGCGATGCAAAAGTGTATGCCATTCAGGAATTGAGAAATCAAATAGGGCAACACGTCTACCCTATTCATCGATTAGACCGCAAAACATCCGGTGTTTTGTTATTTGCGTTGGATACAGCCGTTTTGAAAATTATGAATGATCGTTTTGCCACACGCGAAGTCGAAAAAAAATATTTAGCCATTTTACGTGGCTGGTCACCCGAAGAACTAACGATTGATTATGATTTAACCAATGATGATGACATTACACAAAATGCCATAACCTACTTTCATCGTTTGCAAAATGCCGAAGTTGAATTGGAATTTAACAATAAACCAACGTCACGATATTGTTTGGTAGAAGCGATTCCTGAAACTGGACGTATGCATCAATTACGCAAACATTTCAAACATATTTTTCATCCCATTTTAGGAAGTCGTCCACATGGTTGTAACAAACAAAATAAATTATGGCTGGAAAATTTTGACCTCAAAGGAATGATGCTTCACGCGCATCAGTTGATTTTTAATCATCCCATAAACAATGAACAACTAATCCTGAATGCAAAGGTTAATGAAGAGTTTAGCAGAGTTGGTACTATTCTTAATCTGGATTTGAGTAAGTATCTATAG
- a CDS encoding DUF1826 domain-containing protein, with the protein MSNTFSDNNQIGMVSTFSDLVHTDFKGERNALCWYRNLDGDFNEIVAQLSLKENITEVYREDLIALQLSEKGNIAREIILNDLQLLADFGASPALNLLKCYERDDEFDFISTDVYSFHVDRSPIATDTFLCTYHGAASDIISNSQAEQKILIPEIRAKLKELHDGPEEEFDNFLKENYFDLHYQVHQDAEPVNLGLGHLWRLAVDHPKQQVLPCIHRAPIEKEGEYRLLLIC; encoded by the coding sequence ATGAGCAATACATTTTCTGACAATAACCAAATTGGAATGGTATCTACTTTCTCTGATCTTGTACATACCGATTTCAAAGGAGAAAGGAATGCGCTATGCTGGTACAGAAATTTAGATGGTGATTTTAACGAGATTGTGGCCCAGTTATCTTTAAAAGAAAATATAACGGAGGTTTATCGGGAAGATCTAATTGCACTCCAACTATCAGAAAAGGGGAATATAGCAAGGGAAATAATCTTAAATGATTTACAATTATTAGCTGATTTTGGAGCTTCGCCCGCTCTTAATTTACTGAAGTGTTATGAACGTGATGATGAATTTGATTTCATATCGACTGATGTGTATTCGTTTCATGTTGATCGTTCGCCCATTGCAACAGATACTTTTTTATGTACCTATCACGGAGCGGCAAGTGATATTATTTCTAATTCGCAGGCAGAGCAAAAAATCCTGATTCCGGAAATCCGAGCAAAGTTAAAAGAGCTGCATGATGGACCAGAGGAAGAATTCGATAACTTTTTGAAAGAAAATTATTTTGATTTGCATTATCAGGTACATCAGGATGCAGAACCTGTTAATTTAGGATTAGGGCATCTTTGGCGGCTGGCTGTAGATCATCCAAAACAACAAGTACTGCCTTGTATTCACAGAGCACCAATAGAAAAGGAAGGGGAGTATCGGTTGTTGTTGATTTGTTAA